In a single window of the Longimicrobium sp. genome:
- a CDS encoding thermonuclease family protein, producing the protein MDVRRAGGWMLLAAALAACEPPPVEDAGTRGATPPIVSTIEFGSKEEGDSTAASRRSDDPDAGGLACVVARDGIRDGDTLRCADGPRVRLLMIDAPELGQGASGDAAVDALRALAPPGTRVRLETDVRERDQFERLLAYAWLPDGRMVNEEMARSGYAVALVYPPNVRHADRIRAAVRQARAARRGLWAEGGFECEPREWRAGRCGR; encoded by the coding sequence ATGGATGTGCGGCGAGCGGGCGGGTGGATGCTTCTCGCGGCCGCACTTGCCGCCTGCGAGCCGCCCCCGGTAGAGGACGCGGGCACGCGCGGCGCCACGCCGCCCATCGTCTCCACGATCGAGTTCGGATCCAAGGAGGAAGGCGATTCGACCGCCGCGTCCCGGCGCTCCGATGATCCAGACGCGGGCGGGCTGGCCTGTGTCGTGGCTCGGGACGGAATCCGCGACGGCGACACGCTGCGGTGCGCGGACGGCCCGCGCGTGCGCCTGCTGATGATCGACGCGCCCGAACTGGGGCAGGGCGCCAGCGGCGACGCGGCCGTCGACGCCCTGCGCGCGCTCGCGCCGCCGGGTACCCGCGTGCGACTGGAAACAGACGTGCGGGAGCGGGACCAGTTCGAGCGCCTCCTGGCATACGCCTGGCTGCCGGACGGGCGGATGGTCAACGAAGAGATGGCGCGGTCGGGATATGCGGTGGCGCTCGTGTATCCGCCCAACGTGCGCCACGCCGACCGCATCCGCGCGGCCGTGCGGCAGGCCCGGGCGGCTCGCCGGGGGCTGTGGGCCGAAGGCGGCTTCGAGTGCGAGCCGCGGGAGTGGCGCGCGGGCCGGTGCGGGCGCTGA